The segment CTAAATCGTATTTGTAGATTGTAACTCCTTCAAGTGAACGAGAAATCTCATCATAATCTGCTGTATTGATTACAAACAGATTTGTGAAGAAATATTTCATTAAACCAAATCCAGAAAGATCCATCTTCATCTTTCTAATTACTTCAAGTGTATCCTTGAGTGATTTGTATTCTTCAATTGCAGCTCTTGTATTTGCTGCCTCTTCAAGCAATTGTGCTGGTTTCTCAATAATTGACGGAGTCTCTTTTTCTAACTCCTTTATCATCTCTTCAATCTCATTAATTTCAAAATCTTTTTTCTTGATTACAGTTCCTTTGAATAAAATCTCCATAATTCCAACTTGTAGTGGAATCCCCATTCCTTTGATGACATCATCTATTGATTGGTATGTCTGCTGTGCCTTTAGTAGAAGATCGTCGATTTCAGGAGTTACCAAATCACTTGCAGAATCTATTTTGTGATACCACTCAAACTCAGTTAATCTAGAGATTGCTTTAGGAGAATCGCTTCTTGGCAGAATTACTGTTCCAAGTTTTAGATCGGCTGTACCCAAGACAAATTTTGGGTATTTTCATTGAGTTTAATATCTTTCTGATATTGTCTATTCCCAAACATTAAAATCTATTATGGGTCAACGGCACCCATTGACATCTAATTCAGCGTTAGAAAGTACAATCGATAAAATTCTAAAAAACACTGAAAAAGACATTCTCTCAAGCATAAAGTCTGGATTAGACGATTCTCAGAAAAATCTTGATGACTCTCTTCCAAAATTAGAAGGAGAATATAACAAAATTATCTCAGATGGCAAAAAAGAGGCCGATAAGATTGAAAAACAAATCATCGGAAGTGCCGATTTAGAGGCTAGAAATAAACAATTAATGATTTTAGAAGAAGCAGTTGACAAGGTTTTCTCAACTGCAATAGATCAAATCTCAAATGGAGATCGAAGTGGTGATTATGCAAATCTTATCAAAAAATTACTAGAAGAATCAACTCAAATTTTGGGTACAACTGAAGTTAAAGTATTTACAAATTCAAAAGATAAAGATGTAGTTCAATCTGCATTATCTCAATTCTCAGGTGCAGAGTTAGCAT is part of the Nitrosopumilus sp. genome and harbors:
- a CDS encoding V-type ATP synthase subunit E; translated protein: MGQRHPLTSNSALESTIDKILKNTEKDILSSIKSGLDDSQKNLDDSLPKLEGEYNKIISDGKKEADKIEKQIIGSADLEARNKQLMILEEAVDKVFSTAIDQISNGDRSGDYANLIKKLLEESTQILGTTEVKVFTNSKDKDVVQSALSQFSGAELASDTIDCLGGIIVKSKDGAMTFDNTIDARINRMKPLIRKEIATKFGVGN